One Pelodiscus sinensis isolate JC-2024 chromosome 24, ASM4963464v1, whole genome shotgun sequence DNA segment encodes these proteins:
- the S100A13 gene encoding protein S100-A13 gives MAACELTELEMAIEKVVSIFFTYAAREGRKGTLTAGEFKELVTQQLPNLMKDVGSLDEKMRSLDVNSDEELKFSEYWRLVGELAKDLKREKVGKKK, from the exons ATGGCCGCCTGCGAGCTGACGGAGCTGGAGATGGCCATTGAGAAAGTCGTCAGCATCTTCTTCACCTACGCGGCCcgggagggcaggaaggggacGCTGACGGCCGGGGAGTTCAAGGAGCTGGTCACGCAGCAGCTGCCCAACCTCATGAAG GACGTGGGCTCCCTGGACGAGAAGATGAGGAGCCTGGACGTGAACAGCGACGAGGAGCTGAAGTTCAGCGAGTACTGGCGGCTGGTCGGGGAGCTGGCCAAGGACCTCAAGCGGGAGAAAGTGGGGAAGAAGAAGtga
- the S100A14 gene encoding protein S100-A14: MGQCNCRRKRKDCQELTDVERAIEIVINNFQRYAVKGRKECLTPNELKELVVQQLPHLSKHVCSLDEKIACLGDPDEAKVEFGEYWAVMGEAAKGCRVKK, encoded by the exons ATGGGCCAGTGCAACTGCCGCAGGAAACGCAAG GACTGCCAGGAGCTGACCGACGTGGAGCGGGCCATCGAGATCGTCATCAACAACTTCCAGCGCTACGCCGTGAAGGGCCGCAAGGAGTGCCTGACCCCCAACGAGCTCAAGGAGCTGGTGGTGCAGCAGCTGCCTCACCTCTCGAAG CACGTCTGCTCGCTGGATGAGAAGATCGCCTGCCTCGGGGACCCAGATGAGGCCAAGGTGGAATTCGGCGAGTACTGGGCCGTCATGGGGGAGGCGGCCAAAGGCTGCCGGGTGAAGAAGTAA
- the S100A16 gene encoding protein S100-A16: MSSNCSELEWALHVLVKNYDKYASGCCKKPRRITKKDFRKMLSRELNHMLTDTGNRCAADKLICDLDKNKDGHISFEEYWTLIGGIASPIACLIRQQEHGIGSGACSGTKFTK, encoded by the exons ATGTCGAGCAACTGCTCCGAGCTGGAGTGGGCCCTCCACGTGCTGGTGAAGAACTACGACAAGTACGCCAGCGGGTGCTGCAAGAAGCCCCGGCGCATCACCAAGAAGGACTTCCGCAAGATGCTGAGCAGGGAGCTCAACCACATGCTGACG GACACCGGGAACAGGTGCGCGGCCGACAAGCTGATCTGCGATCTGGACAAGAACAAGGACGGGCACATCAGCTTCGAGGAGTACTGGACGCTGATCGGCGGCATCGCCAGCCCCATCGCCTGCCTCATCCGCCAGCAGGAACACGGCATCGGCTCCGGCGCCTGCTCCGGCACCAAGTTCACCAAGTAG